The DNA segment ATAACGTTTTAATAGCTTTTTGGGGCCAGACTGAGATGGATAAGGCAAAATTATGTAACTCTTTACAGGAAACATAACTATCCACACTGAACTTCTTAAACTCTTTACGAATAATATTATGTGCGGAGGTAATTACCCACTGGTTTGATATTGCATTTATTGTTATTTCAACCACTTGACGCGCTACACAACATGCGGTAGAAATATCGTTGTAATTATTCATCAAACTTCTATATCTATCAGATAACAAATTGAATGTGTTGCATATATATGAATATATATATTGGTCAACTTCGTTCCAAAGTATAGAATTTGCAAGCAGAGTTGTTTTTTTGGCCAACACCTCTTCTAGAAAATAATTATCATCTACATGTACTACCAAAAAAGGATTACAACTCTTACTACATTTATCAATCAACTTTGAAGAGAAACTATTTTTCTTTTCGTTATCCCATCCTAGAACAGAAGCAACTTTCTCTTCTTGTAATATTCTATTAATAATTTTCGAATAAGTTGCTTTAAGTTTACTATCAAATACTAAAGAGTAAGACTTAGGGACCAACTTAAGCTCAAGGAGAGTTTTCGGGTTATCAACTTTTTTTATAGACGGAATTTCAACATTTCCAATTAACCCGTGGCATCTTTTGAACTTCTTCCCAGACCCACATGGACACTGTGCGTTTCTCGGTATTTTTTTCATTATTTTCAAATAATTAAGAGGGAAGGCCAAGCCTCAACAAACTTTAATTCAGCAGTTATTCAATCGTCATTTTCCGAATCAGTATAGTTCTTT comes from the Desulforhopalus sp. genome and includes:
- a CDS encoding SEC-C domain-containing protein, with product MKKIPRNAQCPCGSGKKFKRCHGLIGNVEIPSIKKVDNPKTLLELKLVPKSYSLVFDSKLKATYSKIINRILQEEKVASVLGWDNEKKNSFSSKLIDKCSKSCNPFLVVHVDDNYFLEEVLAKKTTLLANSILWNEVDQYIYSYICNTFNLLSDRYRSLMNNYNDISTACCVARQVVEITINAISNQWVITSAHNIIRKEFKKFSVDSYVSCKELHNFALSISVWPQKAIKTLSKILSEKYTILEEKYSNIKDFSPTAYQQFNITKFVAENFATLPEEQRKYLSEENIDLAKSVTNLQGYYRYLCKYVHPTSQLFPLQDGLYEFDQTDIATSVQATILLALNECMKLIEILFDNGMFIQLKFLDIIESKRFNFISDEMTLVDYSLDFVSDTMNNYKSIILNTTEGDLVVSKITGFSKKTNKFAKKYESLDDRTKEKVDAFINDLTTDK